A stretch of DNA from Rathayibacter sp. VKM Ac-2762:
CCCGGGAGAGCGCCAGAGCGGCGAGCTGGGAGCCCTCGTCCTGCACGCGCACGCGGCCCTCGTGCACCGCGGGGAACGCCTCCGGGTCGCCGCCGGTGCTGGTCATGCCGACCGGCGAGAACCGGTCGGGTTCGGCGTCGGCGATCTCGCCGGGAGACGCCAGGCCCGGCAGAGCCACCAGATTCACGCGCGGAGCCGCGTTGTCGGCGGCGAGCAGCGCGTCGAGCTCGTCGGCCGCCCCCTCCGCCGCCAGCGCCCGTCGCAGGGCGCGCACGATCCACACGGGGTGGGAGCTCAGCGCGGCGATCCGGTCGTCCCCGGAGACCGCGGCCGCGGAGACCCGCTCGCGCCACTCGCCGGCGCTCGAGCGCGAGACCGCGCGCAGCACGGCGTTGGCGAAGGCCACCGCTCCCCGCGAGGAGCCGGCCGCGACGAGCGCGACGCTCTCGTTCACCGCGGCGTGCGGGGCCACACGGGTCGCGAGCAGCTGGTGCACGCCCAGGCGCAGCGCGTCGAGCACGGGCGCATCGATGCTCTCGACGGACCGGCCGGCCGCCAGGGCGATCACGCGGTCGTAGTAGCCGGACATCCGCAGAGTGCCGTAGCAGAGCTCGGTGGCCAGTCCCGCGTCGGCGGGCGAGATTCCGGCGGCGCTGATCCGCGCGGGCAGGACCAGGTTGGCGTAGGCGTCCGACCCGCTCACCGCGAGCAGGACGTCGTAGGCGACCCGGCGGGCGGGAGCGGCCTCGCGCCGGGCGCTCACGCGAGCACCGTGCTCTCGCGCAGGCCGCGGGCCCAGGCGGCGCCGGCCATCGGGGTCCTGCCGGCGGGCTGGACGGTGACCAGCTCCACCGCTCCGTCCGCGGTGCCGACGAGGGCGCGCCCCGAGTCGAGGCGGACGACGCCGGGAGCGAGGTCCCCCTCGGCCGCGCGGACCGCGAGCACCTTGAGGCGCGCGTCCCCCACCGCGGTCGAGGCTCCGGGCTCGGGAGTCGTTCCGCGCACGAGCGCGAGGACCCGCGCGGTCGGGAGGCTCCAGTCGATCCGGCCGTCGGCGGCGTCGAGCTTGGGAGCGGGGGTCGCCTCTCCGGTCTGCGGAGTCGCGACGGCCGTGCCCTCCTCCAGCGCGTCGACCACGCCGAGGGTGAGGCCGGCGCCGCTCCCGGCCAGCTCCGTCAGCAGCTCGCCCGCGGTGCGCTCCCCCGCGTCGACGGCGAGCTCGGCGTACACGTCACCGGCGTCGAGCTCGGCGACCAGCTGGAAGACGCTCGCGCCGATCCGCGTGTCGCCCGCCATCAGCGCCCGCTGGACGGGAGCCGCCCCGCGCCAGCGCGGCAGCAGGGAGAAGTGCAGGTTGATCCAGCCCAGGCGCGGCACCGCCAGCAGGCGCTGCCGGACGAGGCCGCCGTAGGCCACGATCACGCCGAGGTCGGGGGCGAGGCCCGCGATCCGGTCGGTCACGTCCTCGTCGAGGCGGTTCGCCCGGATCACCGGGATCCCCAGCTCCTCGGCCGCGACGGCGACCGGCGAGGGGGTGAGCACGCGCTTGCGGCTCACCGGGGCGTCCTCCCGGGTGACCACGGCGACGACCTCGTGCGCGGAGGCGGCGAGGTCGCGGAGGGTCGGAACGGCGGCGGCGGGCGTGCCGGCGAAGACGAGGCGCACGGGGGTCTCCTGGGGAGTCAGAGGATGTCGGGGTCGTCGAGACGGACCCGGAGCCGGGGGGCCGGCCGGAAGCGGCCGGGCGTGGTCGGCGGGCGACGACGGCGCGTGGCGTTGCGGATCACGGCGGAGCGGAGGCGCGCGGCCACATCCGCACCGCGAGCGTAGTCGAACCGGACGATCGCCCGGACGGAGCCGTCCTCGAGCCCGACAGGACCGAGGACCTCGTGCCGGTCGTCCTCGTCGAGCGCGTCGAGCGCCTCCTCCACCGCGTGCGCGTCGCCGCTCACCGTGGCCAGGCGCACCGCGGGCGGGAAGCGCAGAGCGCGCCGCTCCTGGAGCT
This window harbors:
- a CDS encoding transcription antitermination factor NusB: MSARREAAPARRVAYDVLLAVSGSDAYANLVLPARISAAGISPADAGLATELCYGTLRMSGYYDRVIALAAGRSVESIDAPVLDALRLGVHQLLATRVAPHAAVNESVALVAAGSSRGAVAFANAVLRAVSRSSAGEWRERVSAAAVSGDDRIAALSSHPVWIVRALRRALAAEGAADELDALLAADNAAPRVNLVALPGLASPGEIADAEPDRFSPVGMTSTGGDPEAFPAVHEGRVRVQDEGSQLAALALSRARPVRPGERWLDLCAGPGGKAALLAAEARAGGAALLANEVVPGRAGLVRQALAAVDPSVEVRTGDGRDLGDEQPGSFDRILLDAPCTGLGALRRRPEARWRKSAADVEPLAALQGELLDSAVRALAPDGLLAYVTCSPHLGETRRVLALAQERHELELVDTPAVLRAVTADPLPLPDGPLHVQLWPHRHGTDAMFVQLLRRRPLEAASGNA
- a CDS encoding methionyl-tRNA formyltransferase, yielding MRLVFAGTPAAAVPTLRDLAASAHEVVAVVTREDAPVSRKRVLTPSPVAVAAEELGIPVIRANRLDEDVTDRIAGLAPDLGVIVAYGGLVRQRLLAVPRLGWINLHFSLLPRWRGAAPVQRALMAGDTRIGASVFQLVAELDAGDVYAELAVDAGERTAGELLTELAGSGAGLTLGVVDALEEGTAVATPQTGEATPAPKLDAADGRIDWSLPTARVLALVRGTTPEPGASTAVGDARLKVLAVRAAEGDLAPGVVRLDSGRALVGTADGAVELVTVQPAGRTPMAGAAWARGLRESTVLA